From one Streptomyces mobaraensis genomic stretch:
- a CDS encoding non-ribosomal peptide synthetase, which produces MFPLSTSQEIVWLHEQMLPGSRAYNFTATLDLRGDLDEDALRAGLAAVLDRHPGLRLELVETSGGLPGQRIRESCPPRLRTVDLSAEDDPEAAFARLLRTEAETPLDVHEAPLLRWTLARLADGHHRLVHVEHHLVHDGHSFAILLRDLFTVYRAHLTGEPVDLPEAPSYAEHIAAASGPGREERRAAGLAHWRGELDGATFDLPLPGLTRPGARRRHAGAQLRQTVEPELAERLREHSRSQGHTPFSTLLALFAELLRRYAGRTDLVVGTAVGNRPAGFEETVGMFVNTIPLRLRLDPEAGADALVDDVTDGLIRALPHQDMPVQVLTRELGLHTSGADNPLFDVMFSAHDAVLPETEVPGLDVSLFEGFNTGTTRFDLDLVLIPDDRRMVGPRSGAGGMTLVWDYDRDLFDEETARLLADRFLRLVRAYLDAPSAPAAALDPEPAPEAAAVPANDAEDVLDPLARHGAGRVALLSGARKLTYGELHSMADELAGRLTAAGVRRGQPVAAVLPRGVHSVVTLLACLRTGTVYCPLSPNDPADRLETLLRRLRPALVLTDRESALSLPAEGLPLALLDGPDFPAAEPAEPLADAAYVIHTSGSTGLPKAVVVGRAALAHHARVTAERYALSPEDRVLVFAQPSFDVALEEVLPSLLAGSCLVLPQREVPTAAELVAVLASRRVTVANLPTSYLLATRAKLTEALRDGMWAPRLLVAGGERLPAAALREVLDATDATVLNAYGVTEATITSTVHEVVREGFDEAAEVPLGAALPGVGVHVLGAGLRPLPAGAVGQLAVSGACLAEGYLGNKEATESRFVRVPALGGERVYLTGDLGFLGRDGLVRFLGRHDNQIKLRGYRIELEEIEAAASAELGGRSCAVVLGRSAAGPCLVGFLDGGAEPDQVALHRALSGRLPAALVPSRWIRLESMPLLSGGKPDRTALARIAETAEETAPEQPETAADPAVELLAEGWREVLGHDRFTPSSHFFQVGGHSLLAAQLAAWLEPRLGGRPPLRVLFQNPVLSEQAHAVAEAVR; this is translated from the coding sequence GTGTTCCCGCTCTCCACCTCGCAGGAGATCGTGTGGCTGCACGAGCAGATGCTCCCCGGCAGCCGCGCCTACAACTTCACCGCCACCCTCGACCTGCGCGGTGACCTCGACGAGGACGCCCTGCGGGCCGGCCTCGCCGCCGTCCTGGACCGGCACCCCGGGCTCCGGCTCGAACTCGTGGAGACGTCCGGGGGCCTGCCCGGGCAGCGGATCCGCGAGAGCTGTCCGCCACGCCTGAGGACCGTCGACCTGAGCGCCGAGGACGATCCCGAGGCCGCGTTCGCCCGGCTGCTGCGCACCGAGGCGGAGACGCCGCTGGACGTGCACGAGGCGCCGCTGCTGCGCTGGACGCTGGCCCGGCTGGCCGACGGGCACCACCGGCTGGTCCACGTCGAGCACCACCTCGTCCACGACGGGCACTCGTTCGCGATCCTGCTCCGCGACCTGTTCACCGTCTACCGGGCGCACCTGACGGGCGAGCCCGTCGACCTGCCCGAGGCCCCCTCGTACGCCGAGCACATCGCGGCGGCCAGCGGGCCGGGCCGCGAGGAGCGGCGGGCGGCCGGGCTGGCGCACTGGCGGGGCGAGCTGGACGGCGCCACGTTCGACCTGCCGCTGCCGGGCCTCACCCGGCCGGGCGCCCGCCGCCGGCACGCGGGGGCGCAGCTGCGGCAGACCGTCGAGCCCGAACTGGCCGAGCGGCTGCGGGAGCACAGCCGCTCCCAGGGCCACACCCCGTTCTCCACCCTGCTGGCCCTCTTCGCGGAGCTGCTGCGGCGGTACGCCGGGCGGACGGACCTGGTGGTCGGCACGGCGGTCGGCAACCGGCCGGCGGGCTTCGAGGAGACCGTCGGCATGTTCGTGAACACGATCCCGCTGCGGCTGCGCCTGGACCCGGAGGCGGGCGCCGACGCCCTGGTCGACGACGTCACCGACGGGCTGATCCGGGCGCTGCCGCACCAGGACATGCCGGTGCAGGTGCTGACGCGGGAGCTGGGCCTGCACACCTCGGGGGCGGACAACCCGCTGTTCGACGTGATGTTCAGCGCGCACGACGCGGTGCTGCCGGAGACCGAGGTGCCGGGTCTCGACGTCTCGCTGTTCGAGGGCTTCAACACCGGGACGACCCGGTTCGACCTCGACCTGGTGCTGATCCCGGACGACCGGCGCATGGTCGGGCCGCGGTCGGGGGCCGGCGGGATGACGCTGGTGTGGGACTACGACCGGGACCTGTTCGACGAGGAGACCGCCCGGCTCCTCGCCGACCGCTTCCTGCGCCTGGTCCGCGCCTACCTGGACGCGCCGTCGGCACCGGCCGCCGCCCTCGACCCGGAGCCGGCGCCCGAGGCCGCGGCCGTCCCCGCGAACGACGCCGAGGACGTCCTGGACCCGCTCGCCCGGCACGGCGCCGGCCGCGTCGCCCTGCTGAGCGGCGCCCGCAAACTCACCTACGGCGAACTCCACAGCATGGCCGACGAGTTGGCGGGCCGGCTGACGGCCGCCGGGGTGCGGCGCGGACAGCCGGTGGCGGCGGTCCTGCCGCGCGGTGTGCACAGCGTGGTGACGCTCCTGGCCTGCCTGCGCACGGGCACGGTGTACTGCCCGCTCTCCCCCAACGACCCGGCGGACCGGCTGGAGACGCTGCTGCGCCGGCTGCGCCCCGCGCTGGTGCTGACCGACCGCGAGAGCGCCCTGTCGCTGCCCGCCGAGGGACTGCCGCTGGCCCTGCTGGACGGCCCGGACTTCCCGGCCGCCGAGCCGGCCGAGCCGCTGGCGGACGCGGCGTACGTCATCCACACCTCGGGCTCGACGGGCCTGCCGAAGGCCGTGGTGGTCGGCCGGGCCGCGCTGGCGCACCACGCGCGGGTGACGGCGGAGCGGTACGCGCTGTCGCCCGAGGACCGGGTGCTCGTCTTCGCGCAGCCGTCGTTCGACGTGGCGCTGGAGGAGGTGCTGCCGTCGCTGCTGGCAGGCAGCTGCCTGGTGCTGCCGCAGCGCGAGGTGCCGACGGCGGCGGAGCTGGTCGCCGTCCTCGCCTCGCGGCGGGTGACGGTGGCGAACCTGCCGACGAGCTATCTCCTCGCCACGCGCGCCAAGTTGACGGAGGCGCTGCGCGACGGCATGTGGGCGCCGCGGCTGCTGGTGGCCGGTGGCGAGCGGCTGCCGGCGGCGGCGCTGCGCGAGGTGCTGGACGCGACGGACGCGACGGTGCTCAACGCCTACGGGGTGACCGAGGCGACGATCACGTCCACCGTGCACGAGGTGGTCCGCGAGGGCTTCGACGAGGCGGCGGAGGTGCCGCTGGGCGCCGCGCTGCCGGGCGTCGGGGTGCACGTGCTGGGTGCGGGGCTGCGCCCGCTGCCGGCGGGGGCGGTCGGCCAGCTGGCCGTGTCCGGCGCCTGCCTGGCGGAGGGGTACCTGGGCAACAAGGAGGCGACGGAGTCCCGGTTCGTCCGCGTGCCCGCCCTCGGCGGCGAGCGCGTCTACCTGACCGGCGACCTGGGCTTCCTGGGCCGGGACGGGCTGGTGCGGTTCCTCGGCCGGCACGACAACCAGATCAAGCTGCGCGGCTACCGCATCGAGCTGGAGGAGATCGAGGCCGCGGCCTCGGCCGAGCTCGGTGGCCGGTCCTGCGCGGTGGTGCTGGGCCGTTCGGCGGCCGGCCCCTGCCTCGTCGGATTCCTCGACGGCGGCGCGGAGCCGGACCAGGTGGCCCTGCACCGGGCGCTGTCCGGGCGGCTGCCCGCCGCGCTGGTCCCGTCCCGCTGGATCCGGCTGGAGTCCATGCCGCTGCTGTCCGGCGGCAAGCCGGACCGGACGGCGCTGGCCCGGATCGCCGAGACCGCCGAGGAGACGGCCCCGGAGCAGCCGGAGACCGCGGCCGACCCGGCCGTCGAACTGCTCGCCGAGGGCTGGCGGGAGGTGCTGGGCCACGACCGGTTCACCCCGTCGTCCCACTTCTTCCAGGTCGGCGGCCACTCGCTGCTGGCGGCGCAGCTCGCCGCGTGGCTGGAGCCGCGGCTCGGCGGACGCCCGCCGCTGCGCGTGCTGTTCCAGAACCCCGTCCTGTCCGAGCAGGCGCACGCGGTGGCGGAGGCGGTCCGATGA
- a CDS encoding acyl-CoA dehydrogenase family protein, with amino-acid sequence MSTSPSSVLEADHREIVDSFTSFVRRELVPLAAELPEGGDLPPADLRAYVRQRSAKLGFYAADHAEELGGSGMPFTAVVQLHHAAGSSGCPLAPYALAGSDGPSPLLRQGTPEQIERYLMPLVRGEATRCLALTEPNAGSDAFRLTSTATRRDDGGWVLSGRKTFVSNAGHADFAIVVAQAEAGPTAFIVGMDDPRLRIGQCYAGMSGEELYELILDGVELPADAVVGGEPGIGAALGHGIDSLSRGRLVVAAMCNGIAEYALRLGVEYARERRAFGERIGAYQHVQEHLVTSRAEVEAAKLLTLACARLVDDGTEAPENAALAKLTASETAVRVVDRALRVHGATGWVRGHPLEFLYRYVRMMTIIEGTSEIQKVIVARAMGLG; translated from the coding sequence ATGAGCACCTCCCCGTCGTCGGTCCTGGAGGCCGACCACCGCGAGATCGTCGACTCGTTCACCTCGTTCGTCCGCCGGGAGCTGGTGCCGCTGGCCGCCGAGCTGCCCGAGGGCGGCGACCTGCCCCCGGCCGACCTGCGGGCCTACGTCCGGCAGCGGTCGGCGAAGCTGGGCTTCTACGCCGCCGACCACGCGGAGGAACTGGGCGGCTCCGGCATGCCGTTCACCGCCGTCGTCCAGCTGCACCACGCGGCCGGGAGCAGCGGCTGCCCGCTGGCACCGTACGCGCTGGCCGGCTCGGACGGGCCCAGCCCGCTGCTGCGGCAGGGCACGCCCGAGCAGATCGAGCGGTACCTGATGCCGCTGGTGCGCGGCGAGGCGACCCGCTGCCTGGCGCTGACCGAGCCCAACGCCGGGTCCGACGCCTTCCGGCTGACCAGCACGGCCACCCGGCGGGACGACGGCGGCTGGGTGCTGTCCGGCCGCAAGACGTTCGTCAGCAACGCGGGGCACGCGGACTTCGCGATCGTCGTGGCCCAGGCGGAGGCGGGGCCCACGGCGTTCATCGTGGGGATGGACGACCCCCGGCTCCGCATCGGCCAGTGCTACGCCGGCATGTCCGGCGAGGAACTGTACGAACTGATCCTCGACGGTGTGGAGTTGCCGGCCGACGCGGTCGTCGGCGGCGAGCCGGGGATCGGCGCGGCGCTGGGCCACGGCATCGACAGCCTGTCCCGGGGCCGGCTGGTGGTGGCCGCGATGTGCAACGGCATCGCCGAGTACGCGCTGCGGCTCGGCGTCGAGTACGCCCGCGAGCGGCGGGCGTTCGGCGAGCGCATCGGCGCGTACCAGCACGTCCAGGAGCACCTGGTGACCAGCCGCGCCGAGGTCGAGGCGGCCAAGCTGCTGACGCTCGCCTGCGCCCGGCTGGTGGACGACGGGACCGAGGCCCCGGAGAACGCGGCACTGGCCAAGCTCACCGCCTCCGAGACGGCCGTCCGCGTGGTCGACCGCGCGCTGCGGGTGCACGGCGCCACGGGCTGGGTGCGCGGGCACCCGCTGGAGTTCCTGTACCGGTACGTCCGGATGATGACGATCATCGAGGGGACCTCGGAGATCCAGAAGGTGATCGTCGCCCGGGCCATGGGGCTGGGCTGA